The genomic stretch GCCGTGCGCTGCGGCTACTGCGACTTCAACACCTACACGGCCACCGAACTGGGCGGCGGCGCCTCACAGGCCGCCTACGCCGAAACAGCCGTGCAGGAGGTGGAATTTGCCGCCCGCGCCATGAAGGCTTCGGGCCTGCCGGAGCGCAGGCTCAGCACTGTCTTTTTTGGCGGCGGCACCCCCACCCTCCTGCCCGCCGGCGACCTTACCCGAATCCTGGGCGCCGCCGTCGAGCAATGGGGCATTGAAGAAGGCGCCGAGGTCACCACCGAGGCCAACCCGGACTCCGTGACCCGCGAATCGCTGCAGGAACTGTTCGACGGCGGATTCACGCGTGTGTCCTTCGGCATGCAGTCCGCCGTGCCGCACGTGCTCAAGGTGTTGGACCGCACCCACAATCCCGAGAAGGTGCCGCAGGCTGTTGCCTGGGCGCGTGAAATCGGCCTGAGCGTGAGCGTCGACCTCATTTACGGCACTCCGGGGGAGTCAGTCGCCGACTGGGAAACGTCCGTGCGTGCGGCCCTCAGCTACGAGCCCGACCACATTTCCGCCTACTCGCTGATCGTTGAGGAAGGGACCAAGCTGGCCGCGCAGATCCGGCGCGGCCAGGTGCCGAACATTGACGACGACGACCACGCCACCAAATACGAACTCGCCGACAGGCTGTTCAGCGAGGCCGGACTGTCCTGGTATGAGGTCAGCAACTGGTCACGCACCCCGGAGGACGCCTGCCAGCACAACCTCGCCTATTGGCGCGGGGACGACTGGTGGGGGATCGGCCCCGGCGCGCACTCGCACATGGGCGGCGTGCGCTGGTGGAATGTCAAGCACCCCACCGCCTACGCCAACCGGCTGGACAAGGGAGAGTCGCCCGCCGCCGGCCGGGAGACCCTCGACGCAGACACGCGCGAGCTGGAACGCATCATGCTCGTCTCCAGGCTCTCGGAAGGGCTGCCCACGGACACGCTGTCGCCAGCCGCCCGCAAGGCCGTTGCAGGGCTCATTGCACAGGAACTTGTGGACCCCGCGAAGGCGTTCGCCGGCACCCTCGTGCTGACCCTGAAGGGCCGCCTGCTGGGTGACGCGGTCACCCGCGCGCTCCTGGTGGACTGAGCAACCCGTTAAGGCAAACTGACCCGCAGAACTCACAAAGAATCACTGGATTCTCGATGAGTTCTGCGGGTCAGTTGCTTAAGGTGTGGGGCTACTTGAGCCAGCGCAGGTTCAGGGAGTAGCGGTACGGCTGGCCCTTGTTGACCTGGAGGGCGGCAATCACGGAGAACACCGTCAGGAAGATCCAGACCAGCAGTGCCAGCATGGAAAAGACCGTGGCAACCTGGGGGTTGATGAACACGAACACCAGTGCCAGCAGGTTCAGTGCCACGGCAACGAGGGTGGGAGGCAGCGTAAAGTTCAGGGCCTCGAGCGACTCCTGCTCCGTGAACCGGCCCCGCGGGCCGACGTACTTGTGGATGAAGAACGACGGGATGCAGCCGAGAATGCCGCCGCAGTGGGACATGAAAGCCCACTGCTTGTCCTCGGAGGGGGTGAGCGGAGGTTGGGGGGAACCATTGGTGTGGGTTGTCGGATGACTCACAGGGACGGGCCTTTCAACGTGCTGCACAAGGAAACGATGCGCCGGACACAAGCCCGGCCGCTGTCTCTAGGATACGGGTGCCGTGAGGAAATCAATGACTTCCTCGACCCTTCCCAGCAGTGACGGCTCCAGATCGGCGTAGGAATTGACGCGTGAGAGCAGCCGCTGCCAGCCAAGGCCCACGTCTTCGGCGGTGGTGTGCGGCCAGCCGAAGGCCTTCAGGATGCCCAGTTTCCACTCCATGCTGCGCGGCACCACGGGCCAGGCCGGGATGCCCAGGGTGGAGGGCTTGATGGCCTGCCACACGTCCACGTACGGGTGCCCCACCACCAGAACGTTGCGGCCCATGCCGGGGGACGCCATGAGATTTGCCACAATCCGGGATTCCTTTGACCCGGGCACCAGGTGGTCCACCAGAATGCCCAGGCGCCGGTTGGGCCCCGGGGAGAAATCGGCCACGGCGGCGGCAAGGTCGTCGATTCCGCGCAGCGGCTCCACCACTATCCCCTCCACCCGGAGGTCGTCTCCCCACACCTTCTCGACAAGCTCGGCGTCGTGCTTGCCCTCCACCCAGATGCGGCTGGCCTTGGCCACCTTGGCGCGGGTGTCGGCCACCTTCACCGAGCCGGACGCGGTGCGCAGCTTCTGAACTGTTGGCGCCTGCACCGGTGCAATGAGCTCCACGGGCTCGCCCTCATGCAGGAATCCGAAGCCGAGCGGGAAGGCGCGGACCTTGTTGCGCCGGTCGGCCAGCTCCACAATGTGCATGCCGCCGGATTTTTCCAGCCGCACGACGGCGCCGGCCCACCCGGTCTGCACGTCCTCCACGACCAGGCCCGCGCGGGCCTCGAGCTTGGGCAGCACCCTGGCTGCGGGGGCGCTGAGGTCCTGGGGCCCCCACTGGTTGTAGTGCACTAAGAAACCTGTCTGTCGCATGGTTCGGGCAACGCTCTTGGCGAACGCTGCAGGCTGAAAACCCATGCTATCCGGTGGGCCCGCCCGGGACCGCGCATTTGGCGGTGCGGTGCGGCCGGGAAGGGCCGGGCAAAAAGTATTAGAATTGGCACTTGATTGGGTAGAGTGCTAATAAAAGTGCCCGGCCGCTGCACGTTTGTCAGCTGCACGTTTGTCATGGAGAGGAGGTGCCGGCATGAGTGAACCGCGGAAACTGGAAGTCCTTCGCGCCATTGTTGAAGACTATGTCCACACGCGCGAGCCCGTGGGCTCCAAAGCGCTCGTCGAGCGGCACCACCTGGGCGTCTCCAGCGCCACCATCCGCAATGACATGGCGGCACTGGAGGACGAGGGCCTGATCATGGCCCCGCACACCAGCTCCGGCCGCATCCCCACTGACAAGGGCTACCGCCTCTTCGTCGACCAGCTTTCCACCGTCAAGCCCCTTTCCGCCGCTGAGCGCCGCGCCATTTCGGTGCTGCTGGAGGGGTCCACCGACCTCGACGACGTCCTGGAGCGCACCGTCCGCGCCCTGGCCCAGCTGACACACCAGGTGGCGGTGGTCCAGTACCCGCGCTCCGGCGATGCCGCCGTGCGGCACATTGAGTTTGTCTCGCTGGCCGCCCGCCAGGTCCTGGTGGTGCTGATCCTGGCCTCCGGCAAGGTGGAGCAGAACGTGATCGACGTCGGAGCGGTGTTGGAGGATGCCGAACTCGCGGCCCTGCGCCAGGTGTTCCTCGCCGCCCTGCACGGCGTGGCCGTCGCGGCCCTGCCCGACGCCGTTTCCCGCATTCCACTGTCCCTGCCCCCGGCGGAGCAGGGCCCGGCCGCCCGGCTGGCCCAGGGGCTGGCGCTGCTGGCCCGCAATGCCCGCGAAGACAGGATTGTCATGGCCGGCACCGCCAACCTGGCCCGCTCCAACAACGACTTCCCGCTGAGCATCGGCCCCGTCCTCGACGCGCTTGAGGAGCAGGTGGTGCTGCTGCGCCTGTTGGAGGCGATGGCGCAGGACTCCCTGGGCATGGCGGTGGTGATCGGGCGGGAAAATCCCCACGACTCGCTTGCCGAGGCATCCGTGGTGGCCAGCAGATACGGTCCCGGCGAGGGCGCCAAACTGGGCATTGTCGGCCCCACCCGCATGGACTACCCCAACACCATGTCCAGCGTGCGCGCTGTGGCACAGTATCTTTCCAGAATTTTGGCCGGCTAACAGGCCACCGTTCCACCCATTACAAGAGAGCACATTTTGAGCAACCATTACGACGCCCTGGGCGTCTCACGCGATGCAACGGCCGAGGAAATCAAGAAGGCCTACCGCAAGCTTGCCCGGAAGCTGCACCCCGACGTCAATGACGCACCGGACGCGCAGGACCGCTTCAAGGCGGTCACGCACGCCTACGAGGTGCTCTCGGACCCGCAGAAGCGCCGCATCTACGACACCACCGGCAACGAAAATGGCAATGACAACGGCGGCGGCGGTGGCGGCTACGGCGGCGACGGCTTCGCCTTCCAGGACATTTTCGAGACATTCTTTGGCGGCGGTGGCGGCGGCGGCCGCGGCCCCGCCTCGCGCACCCGCCGGGGCCAGGATGCCCTGATCACGGTCCGGGTGGAGCTGCGCGAGGCCGTGTTCGGCGTCAACAAGAAGCTTGAAATTGACACCGCCATCACCTGCCCCACGTGCGACGGCAGCTGCTGCCGCCCCGGCACCTCGCCCACCACCTGCGACATCTGCCACGGCAGCGGCCAGATTGAGCGCCCCATGCGCTCCATCCTGGGCAATGTCATGACCCTGGCCACCTGCAACTCCTGCCAGGGCTTCGGCACCCAGATCCTGGACCCCTGCAACGAATGCATGGGCGAGGGCCGCGTGCGCCACCGCCGCACCCTGACCATCAAGGTCCCCGCCGGCGTCAGCACCGGCACGCGCATCCAGCTCTCCGGCCAGGGCGAGGCAGGCCCTGCAGGCGGCCCCTCCGGCGACCTCTATGTGGAGATGAAGGTCAACAACGACGCCGAATTCGTCCGCGAGGGCGACGACCTGCACGCCACGCTCAGCGTGCCCATGACGGCCGCGGCCCTCGGCACCGAGCTGACGTTTGAGACCTTCGACGGCGAACAGCCCATCAGCATCAAGCCCGGCACCCAGGCCGGTGAGGTTATCAACCTGCGCAACCTCGGCGTGAC from Arthrobacter stackebrandtii encodes the following:
- the hrcA gene encoding heat-inducible transcriptional repressor HrcA; this translates as MSEPRKLEVLRAIVEDYVHTREPVGSKALVERHHLGVSSATIRNDMAALEDEGLIMAPHTSSGRIPTDKGYRLFVDQLSTVKPLSAAERRAISVLLEGSTDLDDVLERTVRALAQLTHQVAVVQYPRSGDAAVRHIEFVSLAARQVLVVLILASGKVEQNVIDVGAVLEDAELAALRQVFLAALHGVAVAALPDAVSRIPLSLPPAEQGPAARLAQGLALLARNAREDRIVMAGTANLARSNNDFPLSIGPVLDALEEQVVLLRLLEAMAQDSLGMAVVIGRENPHDSLAEASVVASRYGPGEGAKLGIVGPTRMDYPNTMSSVRAVAQYLSRILAG
- the dnaJ gene encoding molecular chaperone DnaJ, yielding MSNHYDALGVSRDATAEEIKKAYRKLARKLHPDVNDAPDAQDRFKAVTHAYEVLSDPQKRRIYDTTGNENGNDNGGGGGGYGGDGFAFQDIFETFFGGGGGGGRGPASRTRRGQDALITVRVELREAVFGVNKKLEIDTAITCPTCDGSCCRPGTSPTTCDICHGSGQIERPMRSILGNVMTLATCNSCQGFGTQILDPCNECMGEGRVRHRRTLTIKVPAGVSTGTRIQLSGQGEAGPAGGPSGDLYVEMKVNNDAEFVREGDDLHATLSVPMTAAALGTELTFETFDGEQPISIKPGTQAGEVINLRNLGVTHLRGFGRGDLKIHIHVETPTKPDAAQEELLKQLAALRGETFTEGRLVSSGGMFAKLRDKLGNL
- the hemW gene encoding radical SAM family heme chaperone HemW, producing the protein MTPSVLPLGDPAPADGVLPAQAAAGAAGRKFSLYAHIPFCAVRCGYCDFNTYTATELGGGASQAAYAETAVQEVEFAARAMKASGLPERRLSTVFFGGGTPTLLPAGDLTRILGAAVEQWGIEEGAEVTTEANPDSVTRESLQELFDGGFTRVSFGMQSAVPHVLKVLDRTHNPEKVPQAVAWAREIGLSVSVDLIYGTPGESVADWETSVRAALSYEPDHISAYSLIVEEGTKLAAQIRRGQVPNIDDDDHATKYELADRLFSEAGLSWYEVSNWSRTPEDACQHNLAYWRGDDWWGIGPGAHSHMGGVRWWNVKHPTAYANRLDKGESPAAGRETLDADTRELERIMLVSRLSEGLPTDTLSPAARKAVAGLIAQELVDPAKAFAGTLVLTLKGRLLGDAVTRALLVD
- a CDS encoding DUF4870 domain-containing protein; the protein is MSHPTTHTNGSPQPPLTPSEDKQWAFMSHCGGILGCIPSFFIHKYVGPRGRFTEQESLEALNFTLPPTLVAVALNLLALVFVFINPQVATVFSMLALLVWIFLTVFSVIAALQVNKGQPYRYSLNLRWLK
- a CDS encoding DUF3097 domain-containing protein, which encodes MHYNQWGPQDLSAPAARVLPKLEARAGLVVEDVQTGWAGAVVRLEKSGGMHIVELADRRNKVRAFPLGFGFLHEGEPVELIAPVQAPTVQKLRTASGSVKVADTRAKVAKASRIWVEGKHDAELVEKVWGDDLRVEGIVVEPLRGIDDLAAAVADFSPGPNRRLGILVDHLVPGSKESRIVANLMASPGMGRNVLVVGHPYVDVWQAIKPSTLGIPAWPVVPRSMEWKLGILKAFGWPHTTAEDVGLGWQRLLSRVNSYADLEPSLLGRVEEVIDFLTAPVS